A genomic stretch from Argiope bruennichi chromosome 2, qqArgBrue1.1, whole genome shotgun sequence includes:
- the LOC129961742 gene encoding BTB/POZ domain-containing protein KCTD16-like produces the protein MLRETSETCVWRSMESEGSDDFPSVVELNVGGVLYTTSLSTLTKDTKCLLGQIFTGKEGIGKDAKGRYFVDRDGVLFRYVLDFLRNQKLVLPENFHEKERLKNEAEYFNMADLIACVNSLSTAAPQPVSLPRMSSVSTPTSPGGLMQATGQPGYLTIGYRGSFAFGRDGLADVKFRKLTRILVCGRVTLCREVFGDTLNESRDPDRVNENRYTARFFLKHNFLEQAFDNLQESGFRCVAAAGSGTSGSGNEPLKPGIDFEENRWNHYNEFVFVRP, from the coding sequence ACTTGCGTTTGGCGGAGCATGGAATCGGAAGGGAGCGATGATTTTCCATCAGTAGTCGAACTGAATGTCGGAGGTGTTTTATACACCACATCCTTAAGCACACTCACCAAAGACACTAAATGTCTTTTGGGCCAAATCTTCACGGGCAAAGAAGGAATTGGAAAAGATGCCAAAGGACGTTATTTCGTGGACAGGGATGGCGTCCTCTTTCGGTATGTCCTCGACTTCCTGAGGAACCAGAAGCTTGTACTTCCGGAAAATTTCCACGAGAAGGAGCGCCTGAAGAACGAGGCTGAATATTTCAACATGGCTGATTTAATAGCTTGTGTAAATTCCCTATCGACGGCAGCACCCCAGCCCGTGTCTCTACCCAGAATGTCTTCCGTGTCCACACCAACATCACCAGGTGGTCTGATGCAAGCTACAGGTCAGCCTGGATATCTGACCATCGGATATCGTGGATCGTTTGCTTTCGGACGCGACGGACTGGCTGATGTCAAGTTTCGGAAGCTGACGAGGATATTAGTCTGTGGGCGAGTGACCTTATGTCGAGAGGTCTTTGGAGATACTTTAAATGAGTCCAGAGATCCCGATAGGGTCAATGAAAATCGATACACAGCAAGGTTTTTCTTGAAGCACAATTTCCTGGAGCAAGCGTTCGATAATTTGCAAGAATCTGGATTCCGCTGTGTGGCAGCAGCTGGATCCGGGACATCCGGGAGTGGAAATGAGCCTCTCAAGCCGGGGATTGACTTTGAGGAGAATCGATGGAATCACTACAATGAGTTTGTCTTTGTGAGACCGTGA